From Methylococcus capsulatus:
AAGGCTGAACGGCGTGTGGGCCAGCCTGCCCGAGGGCAGCGAAGGCGGCATGGCACCCATGACGACGCCACTGGGCGAAATGTTCATGTTCACCGTCGAGGGCGGCGACCTCACGCTGATGGAACGGCGGAACCTGCTGGATTGGGTCATCCGTCCGGCGCTTCGCACGGTGCCCGGCGTGGCCGACGTCAATTCCCTGGGCGGGACTGTGCGAAGCTTCGAGGTGATCCCGAACAACGCGGGGATGTCCTCGCGCGGCATCACCATGGAAGCCTTGATCGGAGCGCTCAAGTCCAACAACCGTAACGACGGCGCCGGCCGCTTGCCGGAGGGCGAAGAAGCGTTGCTCGTGCGTGCCGAAGGTCAGATCCGGGATCTGGATGATGTCCGTTCCATCGTCATTGCCAACCAGAACGGTGTCGCCATCACCATCGGCGACGTGGCCGAAGTACGGATCGGCGCTCTGACCCGCTATGGCGCGGTCAGCCGGGATGGGCGGGAGGAGGCCGTGGAGGGGCTCGTGCTGGGGTTGCGCGGCGCCAACGCGCGGGAGGTGGTCGAGGGCGTCAAAAGAAAGATCGAGGAAATCCGGCCGGCCCTCCCGCAAGGCGTCGTGCTCGATGTGTTCTATGACCGCAGCGATTTGGTGAACCGTGCCACCCATACCGTCGTCCGCGCCCTGGTAGAAGCCATCGTCCTCGTCGTCGTCCTCCTCCTCCTGTTCCTGGGCGATCTGCGCGCCGCGTTGACCGTGGCTTGCATCCTGCCGCTTTCGGCGCTTTTCACCTTCCTGCTGATGCATCAGTTTGGACTTTCGGCCAACCTGATGAGCCTCGGCGGCCTGGCCATCGCCATCGGCAAGCTGGTTGATCCGGCTGTGGTGGTCGTGGAGAACATCACGACACATCTGGCTGATCCCAGGATGCAAGGCAAACTACCGCGGCTGCACTTCATTTACCGTGCCATGCGCGAGGTCACCGCGCCGGTGGTATCGGGCGCCCTCATCATCGCCATCGTCTTCGTACCGCTCCTATCGCTGCAGGGACTCGAGGGGAAGCTGTTCAGGCCCGTCGCCTTCACCAACGTGTTCGCCATGGCCGGATCGCTGTTCATGTCGCTGCTGGTCATCCCGGTCCTGGCGTCGTGGCTGATGCGCAAGGTGAAGCACGAGGAGCCTTGGCTCGCCCGGAAACTCCATGAATACTATCAACCGGTGCTACGGTGGGCACTCGATCACAGCCGCCTGGTCGTCATCGCCGCCGGCATCTTGCTCGCCCTGACGGGGGTGATCTACACCCAGATCGGCAAAACCTTCATGCCGACGCTGGATGAGGGCAGCATCATCGTTCAAGTGGAAAAACTGCCATCGATCAATCTGGAGCAATCCGTCCGGCTCGACCAGCAACTCCAGAAAGCGCTGTTGGACCACGTTCCCGAGGTCGAGCGGGTCGTGTCGCGCGTGGGATCGGACGAAATCGGACTGGACCCGATGGGACTCAATGAAACGGACAACTTCGTCGTTTTGAAGCCCGTCGAGCAATGGAACGGCAAGACCCGCGAAGAACTGGTCGAAGACCTCCGAAAAGTCCTGGAAACCCTCCCGGGCATCGCTTTCGGCTTCACCCAGCCGATCCAGATGCGGGTCACGGAGATGCTCACCGGCGTACGCGGCGACGTAGCCGTCAAGCTCTACGGTCCCGACATCGCAGTACTCAACGAAAAAGCCGAGGCCATCGCCGACGTGATCCGGTCAGTAGAGGGCGCTTCGGATGTGTTCACGATGCGTAATGCTGGCATGCAATACCTCCAGGTCCAGATAGACCGCCTCGCGACGGGGCGCCTGGGACTTGACGGCGATACCCTGGAACGGATGCTGCGCGCACAGATTGAGGGGCTCAAGCTGGGCATCGTGCAGGAAGGCATCAAGCGGACCCCCTTGTTACTCCGGGCAGCCGCCGACCCCGAGCAACTCGCATTACTGCAGGTGACTCTCCCCGACGGTCGCCGCGTGCCACTTTCCGCCCTCGCCCGCGTCGAGCGTACCGAGGGACTGGTTGCCATCACCCGAGAGCGCGGTCAGCGCTTCTCGGTCGTCCGAACCAATGTCCAGGGCCGTGATCTGGTCGGCTTCGTGGAAGAGGCACGTAAGGCGGTCGGCGAACGCGTACCGCTTCCCAGCGGCTATTACCTCACCTGGGGAGGACAGTTCGAGAACCAGCAACGCGCGGCACAACGCTTGTCCATCGTCATTCCCATATCGATCGGCTTGATCTTTCTATTACTGTTTACCACTTTTGGGTCGGTCCGGCAGGCGATACTGGTACTCACCAATGTCCCCTTTTCTCTGGTCGGCGGGGTCACCAGCCTCTGGCTATCCGGTGAATACCTGTCTGTCTCCGCCTCCGTGGGATTCATTTCCCTCTTGGGCATTGCCGTGCTCAACGGCGTGGTGATGGTGACCTACTTCAATCAGCTTCGGGCGATCGGCCTTCCTCTGGATGAAGTCGTCCGCCTGGGCGCGTCGCGGCGACTACGGCCGGTACTCATGACCGCCAGTATCGCCGCGTTCGGGCTCATTCCCCTACTGTTCGCTACCGGCCCCGGATCGGAAATCCAGCGGCCGCTGGCCATCGTGGGGGTGGGAGGACTGGTCACATCCACCCTTCTGACGCTCGTGCTGCTCCCCATCCTTTACCGACATTATGGCGAGGATAAATGACCGATGTCCGATCTCGTACTGCTGACGCTTCTGGCCCCCCCTCCGCTTGAAGACGCTTTGGTGGACTGGCTGCTGAGCACGCCGGGCATCCAGGGTTTCAGCAGCCAGGTGGTCTCGGGGCATTCGAGCCGTACCGAAGGACTGAGCCTGCAAGAGCAGGTTTCTGGGCGGAGCCGGCGTATACGTTTCGAAGCCCAGATCGCTGCTGCCGGCTTGGCGGAGACCCTGAAGGCTTTGCATGCGGATTTTCGAGGGAGCGGCGTCCATTACTGGGTGCTGCCGGTGCAGGCGGTGGGCGGTTTATGAGGTGGCTGGCCCCGGGGCGCGCAAAAAACCCCGTCCCTCCGGGGGGAGGAGGGACGGGGTTGGGGTGTCGCATTGGAAATAAGAGCCTGGCAGTTCCCTACTTTCGCACAGGTGTTCTGCACTATCATCGGCGCTAAGCGGTTTCACTTCCGAGGTCGGGATGGGATCGGGTGGTTCCCGCTCGCTCTGGCCGCCAGGCAAAACTGGTCTTGGCACTGGAGCCCTAAGGAATTTGGTCAACGTACACGGTGTTCGCGGTCTTGTCGCACGATCCACACCCGCCAAACGTCTTGGGTGTTATATGGTCAAGCCTCACGGGCCATTAGTATCGGTTAGCTTCACCCATTACTGAGCTTCCACACCCGACCTATCAACCTGGTGGTCTTCCAGGGCCCTTCAGGGGACTCACGGTCCCAGGGAGATCTCATCTTGGGAGGGGCTTCCCGCTTAGATGCTTTCAGCGGTTATCCTGTCCGAACATAGCTACCCGGCAATGCCATTGGCATGACAACCGGAACACCAGCGGTTCGTTCACTCCGGTCCTCTCGTACTAGGAGCAACTTCCCTCAAATCTCCAACGCCCACGGCAGATAGGGACCGAACTGTCTCACGACGTTCTAAACCCAGCTCGCGTACCACTTTAAATGGCGAACAGCCATACCCTTGGGACCGACTACAGCCCCAGGATGTGATGAGCCGACATCGAGGTGCCAAACACCGCCGTCGATATGAACTCTTGGGCGGTATCAGCCTGTTATCCCCGGAGTACCTTTTATCCGTTGAGCGATGGCCCTTCCATACAGAACCACCGGATCACTAGGACCTACTTTCGTACCTGCTCGACTTGTTCGTCTCGCAGTCAAGCGCGCTTTTGCCCTTACACTCTCTGCGTGATTTCCGACCACGCTGAGCGCACCTTCGTGCTCCTCCGTTACGCTTTGGGAGGAGACCGCCCCAGTCAAACTACCCACCATGCACGGTCCCCGATCCGGATCACGGACCTGGGTTAGAACTCCAAATTCACCAGGGTGGTATTTCAAGGTCGGCTCCACCCGAACTGGCGTCCGAGCTTCTCAGCCTCCCACCTATCCTACACAAGTCAATTCAAAGTCCAGTGCAAAGCTATAGTAAAGGTTCACGGGGTCTTTCCGTCTAGCCGCGGGTACACTGCATCTTCACAGCAAGTTCAATTTCACTGAGTCCCGGGTGGAGACAGTGTGGCCATCGTTACGCCATTCGTGCAGGTCGGAACTTACCCGACAAGGAATTTCGCTACCTTAGGACCGTTATAGTTACGGCCGCCGTTTACCGGGGCTTCGATCAAGAGCTTCGCTTGCGCTGACCCCATCAATTAACCTTCCGGCACCGGGCAGGCGTCACACCCTATACGTCGACTTTCGTCTTTGCAGAGTGCTGTGTTTTTAATAAACAGTCGCAGCCACCGTTTCACTGCAACCCCCTTCGGCTCCATGGGCAAGCCACTTCACCTACCAGGGGCGTACCTTCTCCCGAAGTTACGGTACCATTTTGCCTAGTTCCTTCACCCGAGTTCTCTCAAGCGCCTGAGAATTTTCATCCTGCCCACCTGTGTCGGTTTTGGTACGGCCGCTTGCAACCTGAAGCTTAGAGGTTTTTCTTGGAAGCCTGGCATCAATCACTTCGGCTGAAGTCGCCTTCAGCACCGTCATCACGCCTCGGCATTGACCCTCCGGATTTGCCTAAAGAGTCTGCCTACACGCTTAAACCGGGACGTCCAACACCCGGCTGACCTAGCCTTCTCCGTCACCCCATCGCAGTTGCAACCGGTACCGGAATATTAACCGGTTTTCCATCGACTACGCCTTTCGGCCTCGCCTTAGGTGCCGACTAACCCTGCGCCGATTAGCGTTGCGCAGGAAACCTTGGGCTTTCGGCGAACGGGTTTTTCACCCGTTTTGTCGTTACTTATGTCAGCATTCGCACTTCCGATACCTCCAGCCAACTTCTCAGTTGACCTTCACAGGCCTACGGAACGCTCCTCTACCACTCACCTCAAAGGTGAATCCGCAGCTTCGGTACATCGCTTAGCCCCGTTGAATCTTCCGCGCAGGCCGACTCGACCAGTGAGCTATTACGCTTTCTTTAAAGGATGGCTGCTTCTAAGCCAACCTCCTGGCTGTCTGGGCCTTCCCACATCGTTTTCCACTGAGCGATGATTTGGGGACCTTAGCTGGCGGTCTGGGCTCTTTCCCTTTTCACGACGGACCTTATCACCCGCCGTGTGTCTCCCGTGATTGCACTTCCCGGTATTCGGAGTTTGCATCGGTTTGGTAAATCTAGACGACCCCCTAGCCGAAACAGTGCTCTACCCCCGAGAGTGAGACACGAGGCGCTACCTAAATAGCTTTCGAGGAGAACCAGCTATCTCCGAGCTTGTTTAGCCTTTCACTCCTATCCACAGCTCATCCGAATCTTTTTCAACAGATCCCGGTTCGGCCCTCCAGTCAGTTTTACCTGACCTTCAGCCTGGCCATGGATAGCTCGCCCGGTTTCGGGTCTATTCCCAGCGACTCATGCGCCCTATTCAGACTCGCTTTCGCTACGCCTCCCCTATTCGGTTAAGCTTGCCACTGAGAATAACTCGCTGACCCATTATACAAAAGGTACGCAGTCACCCCTTGCGGGGCTCCCACTGCTTGTACGCATACGGTTTCAGGTTCTATTTCACTCCGCTCACCGCGGTTCTTTTCGCCTTTCCCTCACGGTACTGGTTCACTATCGGTCGGTAAGGAGTATTTAGCCTTGGAGGATGGTCCCCCCATGTTCAGACAAGGTTTCACGTGCCTCGCCCTACTCGTCTTCACACCAGCGTTCCTTTCGTATACGGGACTATCACCCTCTATGGTGCGACTTTCCAGTCGCTTCTACTAAAAACATCGATGCTTAAGGGCTGCTCCCCGTTCGCTCGCCACTACTAAGGGAATCTCGGTTGATTTCTTTTCCTCCAGGTACTTAGATGTTTCAGTTCCCTGGGTTCGCCTCGCCGACCTATGAATTCAGTCGGCGATAGCCGGTTAAAACCGGCTGGGTTACCCCATTCGGACATCTCCGGATCACAGGTTGTTTGCCACCTCCCCGAAGCTTTTCGCAGGCTGCCACGTCCTTCTTCGCCTCTTACCGCCTAGGCATCCACCGTATGCGCTTATTCACTTGACCATATAACCCCAAGCCGTCTGACTCGGTTCTCATGATCTTTGCTGACATACCTTGAACAGCGCTTGCAAGAACCGTTCGCTGACTCCACGTCAGCATGGTCCTCGCACTGCTTTTTACAGTGTACGTTTTCCAAATTGTTAAAGAGCTTTTCCTCATCACCTCAAGGTGATGATTCGTCAACCCACGGCTCCTCCATGGATTCGCGAATCATTCCTTACCGCCTAAATGGTGGAGCCAGGGAGGATCGAACTCCCGACCTCCTGCGTGCAAGGCAGGCGCTCTCCCAGCTGAGCTATGGCCCCAGACTTCGTTGGTGGGTCTGGGAGGACTCGAACCTCCGACCTCACCCTTATCAGGGGTGCGCTCTAACCACCTGAGCTACAGACCCGTGCTCGTCGTCGCTGTCGTCTGCCAGGGACGCCTCCCTGCGAGCACAGACGGCCGGCTCGTCAATCCGATCAGAAAATGGGTGTGGACACCTGCCCGACCCGGGCAAACAACTGCTTAAAGGAGGTGATCCAGCCGCAGGTTCCCCTACGGCTACCTTGTTACGACTTCACCCCAGTCATGAATCACACCGTGGTAAGCGCCCTCCCGAAGGTTAGACTACCTACTTCTGGTGCAACCCACTCCCATGGTGTGACGGGCGGTGTGTACAAGGCCCGGGAACGTATTCACCGCGGCATGCTGATCCGCGATTACTAGCGATTCCGACTTCATGCAGTCGAGTTGCAGACTGCAATCCGGACTACGACCGGCTTTGTAGGGATTGGCTCCACCTCGCGGCTTGGCTACCCTCTGTACCGGCCATTGTAGCACGTGTGTAGCCCTGGCCATAAGGGCCATGATGACTTGACGTCATCCCCACCTTCCTCCGGTTTATCACCGGCAGTCTCCTTAGAGTTCCCGGCCGAACCGCTGGCAACTAAGGACAAGGGTTGCGCTCGTTACGGGACTTAACCCAACATCTCACGACACGAGCTGACGACAGCCATGCAGCACCTGTGTCTTGGCTCCCGAAGGCACTCCCGCATCTCTGCAGGATTCCAAGCATGTCAAGGCCAGGTAAGGTTCTTCGCGTTGCATCGAATTAAACCACATGCTCCACCGCTTGTGCGGGCCCCCGTCAATTCATTTGAGTTTTAACCTTGCGGCCGTACTCCCCAGGCGGTCAACTTATCGCGTTAGCTGCGCCACTAAAAGGTTAAACCCTCCCAACGGCTAGTTGACATCGTTTACAGCGTGGACTACCAGGGTATCTAATCCTGTTTGCTCCCCACGCTTTCGTACCTCAGCGTCAGTGTTGGTCCAGGTAGCCGCCTTCGCCACTGGTGTTCCTTCCGATCTCTACGCATTTCACTGCTACACCGGAAATTCCACTACCCTCTACCACACTCCAGTCAGACAGTATCCAATGCCATTCCCAGGTTAAGCCCAGGGCTTTCACATCAGACTTATCCAACCGCCTACGCACGCTTTACGCCCAGTAATTCCGATTAACGCTCGCACCCTCCGTATTACCGCGGCTGCTGGCACGGAGTTAGCCGGTGCTTATTCTGCAGGTAACGTCAATGTGAGATGGTATTAACACCCCACCCTTCTTTCCTGCTTAAAGTGCTTTACAACCCGCAGGCCTTCTTCACACACGCGGCATTGCTGGATCAGGCTTGCGCCCATTGTCCAATATTCCCCACTGCTGCCTCCCGTAGGAGTCTGGGCCGTGTCTCAGTCCCAGTGTGGCTGATCGTCCTCTCAGACCAGCTACGGATCGTCGCCTTGGTGGGCCTTTACCCCACCAACTAGCTAATCCGACGTAGGCTCATCTTATTGCGCGAGGTCCGAAGATCCCCCGCTTTCCTCCGTGGAGCGTATGCGGTATTAGCTCGAGTTTCCCCGAGTTATCCCCCACAACAAGGCAGATTCCTACGCATTACTCACCCGTCCGCCACTCGTCAGCGCCCGAAGGCCTGTTACCGTTCGACTTGCATGTGTTAAGCATGCCGCCAGCGTTCAATCTGAGCCATGATCAAACTCTTCAGTTCAATTGCTCTTGCCGTCAAAAACGGCCAAATTACTCGCTCGACGTTGGCTATGTAGCCATTGCCGAAATCCTAGGTCGTTCAACCCAATTTCGAACAAGTGCCCACACCCATTCTCTGATCGACTTGTTAAAGAACCTTGCGACCCCAATCTCAAGTGCCGCGTGAGATTGACCATTCTACAGCATCCATTCCCAATGTCAACCCCTCTTCTCCTCCCTCCCCCGAATCACCCGCGGCTCCCATACCACACCGCGCGCGCACCGAAAGAGACGCGCATTCTACAGCATCACTGAATGACGTCAAGGGGCGAACTCGAAATTTTTCGGATGAACAGGCTGGATCCACACATCATGCTGGAACAATTTTTTGCTAGCCTCTCAAAAGAGGCTATAAAAGCGTTGCCATCAGCGCACCACATGAACCGCAGCGAGGATTTCATGGATCGATACGAGAACGAACGCAGAATCATAAGCGGCATCGTCGAAAACCACGGCCGTGACGCCCACCGGCTCTTGTCCATGTTACGTGAGGTGCAGCAAAAACTCCGGCACGTCTCACCCCTAGCGCAACGGACGATCGCCGAGTCACTCGGCATTTGCATCACACAGGTAAGTGCGGTGGTGGAATTCTACAGCTTCCTCTCGACCACCCCTCTAGGGAAATTCGACATCCGGATCAGCGACTCCATCACCGATCACATGCTCGGCAGCCGGGACGTCGCTGCCCGCTTGTGCCGTAGGCTCGGCATCCTGCCCGGAGAAACCCGGCACGATGGGCGAGTGAGCCTTACCTTCACATCCTGCACTGGCTTGTGCGAACAGGGACCGGCCGGTCTGATCAACGGTTACGCCATCACGCGACTCACGGAGGAACGGACCGATAGAATCGCCGGCTTGATCAACAACGACACGCCGCTGGACGAGTGGCCCGGAGAGCTCTTCACCGTCGAACAAAACATCCAGCTTACGGACAGACTGCTCGGCAACCCGGTCCAGCCCGGAGACGCACTGGGACGCACCCTGGCGCTGGGGAGGGAAACGATGTTCGGCGAAATCGAAACATCCCAGCTTCGCGGCAGAGGGGGGGCGGGCTTCAATACCGCATGGAAATGGCGCTTCTGCTACGATGGTCCGGAGGCGGCGGTTTGCCCGCCCGGCCAACCTGCTGCCGGGATCGAACGCTACGTCGTCTGCAACGCCGACGAGGGCGAACCCGGTACCTTCAAGGACCGTGTCCTGCTCCAAAGCAGCGCCGACCAGGTTTTCGAAGGCATGACGGTCTGCGCTCACCTGGTGGGGGCGAAGCGGGGATTCCTCTATTTGAGAGGCGAATACCTCTATTTGTATGACCGGCTCGAAGCCGTGCTGGCAGCGCGGCGACAGCGCGGCTTGCTCGGGAAAGCCATTCTGGGAAAGGAGGGCTTCGATTTCGACATCGAAATCCGGCTGGGTGCCGGCGCCTATATCTGCGGCGAGGAGTCCGCCTTGATCGAGTCGCTGGAAGGCAATCGAGGCATACCACGCAACCGACCGCCGTACCCCGTAACCCACGGCTATCTCGGCCAGCCCACCGTCGTGAACAATGTGGAGACCTTCTTTGCAGCCGCGGCCATCGCCGTGCATGGCGGTGAATGGTTTGCCGCGGTCGGCACCGAAAAATCCAAGGGCACGAAACTGCTGAGCATCTGCGGCGACTGCGCCCGGCCAGGCATCTACGAATACCCGTTCGGCGTCACGGTCGCGCGGATCCTCGAAGACTGCGGCGCGGCGGACGTCCTGGGCGTACAGATAGGAGGACCTTCCGGAACCTTCTTGTCCGACAAGGAATTCGATCGCAAGCTGGCTTACGAGGATCTCGCCACCGGCGGCTCGTTCATCGTGTTCGACCGGACCCGCGACGTGATCGAGATCGCCCGCAATTTCACCCATTTCTTCGCCCACGAAAGCTGTGGATTCTGCACACCCTGCCGGGTCGGCACCCCGCTGCTCAAGAATCTGCTGGACAAGATCGCCGCAGGCCACGGCGCGACGGGTGATCTCGCCGAGCTGTCCCGGCTGGGGCGGTTCGTGCGCAGCGCCAGCCATTGCGGACTTGGCCAAACCGCCGCCAATCCGATCCTGAGCACCCTGGAGCGTTATCCCGAAATTTATCAGGCGCGACTCAAGACGATCGACTTCGAACCCGGCTTCGATCTGGATGGCGCGCTCGCCACCGCCCGGCGCCTGACCGGCCGGGACGATGCCAATGCCCATCTGTCACAGTCGTAATGTCCAGGAAAACAGCATGACCAAACCCACCATTCAGATCGACGGCAAGCCGGTCACCTTCACAGAGGGGCAGACCATCATGGAAGCGGCCACCGCGGCAGGGTTCTACATCCCTCATCTGTGCCACAACCCGGAATTCGAGCCGCACGGCAGCTGCAAACTGTGCACGGTCAAGGTGAATGGCCGTAACTGCTCGGCCTGCACCTTCCCGGCGGCAGACGGCCAGGAAGTGCTCAACGATACTGCCGAGTTGAACGCGCTGCGGCGCACCATCACCCAACTGCTGTTCGTGGAAGGGAACCATCTGTGCCCGTCCTGCGAAAAGAGCGGCAATTGCCAGTTGCAGGCAACGGCCTACTTCCTCGGCATGACCGATGCCCATTTCCCCTTCTTCTACCCCCGAAGGGAACTGGACGCCTCCCACCCCGACATCCTGCTCGACCGCGACCGCTGCATTTTCTGCGCATTGTGCGTGCGGGCCAGCCGGGACGTGGACGGCAAAAACGTCTTCGCCATCGCGGGACGCGGCATCGACTCGCGGCTGATCGTGAATTCGCCCTCGGGCAAGCTTGCGGATACCCCGATCGCCACGACGGACAAAGCGACCCGGGTCTGTCCGGTCGGAGCCATCCTGATAAAACGGCATGGCTTCGAGGTACCCATTGGGGATCGCGTCTACGACCGGCACACCATCGCCGAAGAAAGTCTGGAACGCGAGGAACCGATCGTGGAGGCGCGCCATGGCTGACAAACTCACTGTCGCCACGACTTCCCTGGCCGGCTGCTTCGGCTGCCATATGTCGTTCCTCGACATCGACGAGCGCATCCTGGCACTGGCGGAGGTCGCCCGTTTCGACCGCTCGCCGCTGACCGACGTCAAGCATTGCGGGGACAGGGTCGATCTGGGACTGGTCGAAGGCGGCGTGTGCAACGCGGAAAACGTCCATACCTTGCGGGAGTTCCGTCAGCACTGCCGGATCCTGGTCGCCATGGGAGCCTGCGCGATCAACGGCGGGCTGCCCGCACTCCGCAACCCCATAGCGCTGGAAGAATGTCTGCAAGCATCCTATCTGGACGGCATCGGGATCGAAAACCCGCAAATACCCAACGACGTCGAGTTGCCGCTACTCCTGGACAAGGTGCATCCGATCCATGAGGTCGTGAGGGTCGATTATTTCCTGCCCGGCTGCCCACCTTCGGCCGATGTGATATGGACATTCCTCAGCGATCTCGCCGCGGGACGGGAACCTTCGCTTCCCCGCGAGCTCATTCACTATGACTGAGAAGGTGGCATAATGACGAGTTCTGCCGTGGGCCAATCAACACCGACAGCTCCGCACGCGCCATGCTGACCTATCCTTCCATTGATCCCGTTGCCGTCTCCATCGGGCCGCTCAAAGTCCACTGGTACGGATTGATGTACGTCATCGGCATCGCCGCCACCTGGATACTGGCGCGGCGGAGGGTACGGCACAGCGCGAATCCTCTGTTCACCCCGGCCCAGGTCGAGGATCTGGTTTTCTATGCCGCCATCGGAGTCGTGGCCGGCGGACGGCTCGGCTATGCATTGTTCTACAATTTCTCCGGCTTTCTGCACGATCCGGCGATGCTGTTCCGCATCTGGGAGGGCGGCATGTCTTTCCACGGCGGGCTCATCGGCGTGCTGATCGCCATGTATGCCTACGGCCGATCGCAGGGCATCCGGTTTTTCGACGTCGCCGACTTCCTCGCACCTTATGTGCCCATCGGCCTCCTGGCCGGACGTATCGGCAATTTCATCAACGGCGAACTCTGGGGCAAACCTAGCGATCTGCCTTGGGCGATGGTCTTTCCTCATGCCGGTGACGTACCGCGCCATCCTTCCCAGCTTTACGAGGCGTTTCTGGAAGGGTTGGTCCTCTTGATCATTCTCCAATGGTTCAGCCTGCGTTCGCCGCCGCGGATGGCGGTAAGCGGCATGTTCCTCCTGGGTTACGGGGTGTTCCGCTTCGCGGTGGAGTTCGTCCGGCTGCCGGACGTGCAACTCGGCTATCTCGCCTTCGGTTGGCTGACCATGGGTCAGATCCTATGTCTGCCGATGATCCTGTTCGGAATCGTCCTGCTAGCCGCCGCCTACACCCGCCGATCCGCCTGAATGCGCCCGTATCTCGACCTACTGCGCGATATCCTCGAGCACGGCTGCGCCAAAGAAGACCGGACGGGCACGGGAACCCTGAGCGTGTTCGGTCGCATGATGCGGTTCGATCTTTCGCGCGGGCTCCCCCTCGTCACCACCAAGAGACTGCACCTGCCTTCGATCATTCATGAGCTGCTGTGGTTCGTCTCGGGCAGCGTCAACGTGCGTGACCTGCAACGGCACGGCGTCACGATCTGGGACGAGTGGGCGGATGAAAACGGCGATCTCGGCCCCGTGTACGGCCGCCAATGGCGGAGCTGGGGAGGCGCCATCGATCAGCTTGCCGGACTGGTCGAGCAACTGCGCCGGAACCCGGACTCCCGCCGCCTGCTGGTGAGCGCATGGAACCCCTCCGACCTGCAGGCCATGGCGCTACCACCCTGCCACTACGCCTTTCAGTGCCATGTGACGGATGGGAAGCTGTCGCTGCTGTTCCAGATGCGCTCAGTGGACGTGTTTCTGGGGCTGCCGTTCAACATCGCCAGCTATGCCCTGCTCACCCACATGCTGGCACAGCAGACCGGATACGAACCGGGGGAGTTGATATGGTGTGGCGGTGACGTGCACCTGTACCGGAATCACTTGGATCAGGCGCGCCTTCAGCTCACGCGCGAACCCTATTCACCGCCTACGCTGAAACTCGCCCGCAAGCCCCAGAGCCTGTTCGATTACCGCTACGAGGACTTCGTGGTCG
This genomic window contains:
- a CDS encoding thymidylate synthase, with amino-acid sequence MRPYLDLLRDILEHGCAKEDRTGTGTLSVFGRMMRFDLSRGLPLVTTKRLHLPSIIHELLWFVSGSVNVRDLQRHGVTIWDEWADENGDLGPVYGRQWRSWGGAIDQLAGLVEQLRRNPDSRRLLVSAWNPSDLQAMALPPCHYAFQCHVTDGKLSLLFQMRSVDVFLGLPFNIASYALLTHMLAQQTGYEPGELIWCGGDVHLYRNHLDQARLQLTREPYSPPTLKLARKPQSLFDYRYEDFVVEDYQAHPHIKAAVAV